The sequence below is a genomic window from Rhizobium gallicum bv. gallicum R602sp.
TCCGGCTCGATGATGCCGACCCTGCTCGTCGGCGACTACATCTTCGTCAACAAATTCGCTTACGGCTATTCGAAATACTCGCTGCCTTTTTCGCCGAACCTTTTCAGCGGCCGCATCTTCGGCTCCGAGCCGAATCGCGGCGATATCGTCGTCTTCCGCTTTCCGCCGAACCCGGACATCGACTACATCAAGCGCGTCGTCGGTCTGCCTGGCGACCATATCCAGGTGACGGATGGCGTGCTCCATATCAATGGCAAGCCGGTTCCGAAGGTGGCCGACGGCGCCTTTACCTCGGATTACAAGCTCGATCCGGGCGAAGACGTGCCGGTGTTCCGCGAAACGCTTGACGATGGCAAGACCTACGACACGCTGGACCAGTCGCCCGTTTCGCGCGGCGACAACACCCAGGATTTCGTCGTGCCGGAAGGCCATTACTTCATGATGGGCGACAACCGCGACAATTCTCTCGACAGCCGTTTTGACGTCGGCTTCGTTCCGGCGGAAAACCTCGTCGGCCGCGCCAGCGTCATCTTCTTCTCGCTCGGCAACGACACGTCGTTCCGCGAAATCTGGAAATGGCCGGCCAACATGCGGTGGGACCGCCTCTTCAAGGTTGTTGAATGAGCAAAGTGCAGACGCTTTCGGCGGCGGACCGGACGAGGCTTGAAGCCTTGATCGGCCACGAATTCGCCGGGAAGGAGCGCCTGGACCGGGCTTTGACCCATGCGAGCGCCCGCACGCAGAAGGGCGCCAATTACGAACGTCTGGAGTTCCTGGGCGACCGTGTGCTGGGCCTCTGCATCGCCGAACTGCTTTTTCGCACTTTCGGGACGGCCGGGGAGGGCGAGCTGTCGGTGCGCCTGAACCAGCTGGTCAGCGCCGAGACTTGCGCGGAAGTGGCCGACGAACTGGGTCTGCACCTTTTTGTCCGCACAGGCGCCGACGTCAAGAAGCTCACCGGCAAGCGCATGATGAACGTTCGCGCCGATGTAGTCGAAAGCCTGATCGCGGCACTCTATCTCGACGGCGGTCTTGAGGTCGCCCGCCGCTTCATCCTTAAATATTGGGAACAGCGGGCGACCCGCGCCGACGGCGCAAAGCGGGACGCCAAGACCGAACTGCAGGAGTGGGCGCACGCGAAATTCGGCGTCACACCGCAATATCGGGTTGAAGAACGCACCGGGCCGGATCATGATCCGCGCTTCACGGTGACGGTGGAAGTGGTCGGCGTGGAGCCGGAAACGGGAGTCGAGCGCTCGAAGCGTGCGGCCGAAC
It includes:
- the rnc gene encoding ribonuclease III; protein product: MSKVQTLSAADRTRLEALIGHEFAGKERLDRALTHASARTQKGANYERLEFLGDRVLGLCIAELLFRTFGTAGEGELSVRLNQLVSAETCAEVADELGLHLFVRTGADVKKLTGKRMMNVRADVVESLIAALYLDGGLEVARRFILKYWEQRATRADGAKRDAKTELQEWAHAKFGVTPQYRVEERTGPDHDPRFTVTVEVVGVEPETGVERSKRAAEQVAAAKMLEREGIWQKASAGN
- the lepB gene encoding signal peptidase I: MSEKADTKPNALWENIKVIIQALLLAMVIRTVFFQPFTIPSGSMMPTLLVGDYIFVNKFAYGYSKYSLPFSPNLFSGRIFGSEPNRGDIVVFRFPPNPDIDYIKRVVGLPGDHIQVTDGVLHINGKPVPKVADGAFTSDYKLDPGEDVPVFRETLDDGKTYDTLDQSPVSRGDNTQDFVVPEGHYFMMGDNRDNSLDSRFDVGFVPAENLVGRASVIFFSLGNDTSFREIWKWPANMRWDRLFKVVE